One Odontesthes bonariensis isolate fOdoBon6 chromosome 12, fOdoBon6.hap1, whole genome shotgun sequence genomic window, CTCTCTGTATTCTACTGCTGGTGGGCTCTGCAGTGGTCAGCTCAGCACGCAACCACAAACCAGCGAGCCCATGCTGAGTTTCCATACACACAAGTAGTAAGACAGACTGCAGCACTGGACTGTCATCTGAAGCCACACTGCCCTCTGCTGGCTGACACGACAGCAGAACAGGAATCAAGGGGCACTCAAACTTTTTAAAGGCACAGATCCTTTAGAGGGGACAAATTTTCTAATAACATTATTATATTTTAATGGGGACTCTTTTTTAAAACTTAGACTTGAAAGGAGCTGAATCTAAGTGCTACTTTCAATTATTTTGATATGTCTAATAAATTCATAACAGGCCTAAGTTTAACTGGTCTCCATTTTGCTTGTCAAGTTCAGCTACACATCATCATCAAAAATGAATCCgctgaaaataagaaaaaaaaatttcagccatgatttaacttttttttcaattaaataaTACGCCTCAGATATCCGTTGCCCTCACAGCCTCTTATCAAACAGTTCTGATGGCAGAGTTATGCCTCTTCTGTGAATTAGAACAGCAGGATCTAGAAGTTCCACCTGTTAATTAAACTGATCTTCACATCCTGTTTTTGTGGCATGAATCACCAGCGCTAGCTGATCTGGTGTTGTTGCGGGAAACGGTCTCTGTCAGGCAGTGCGGGAGTAAACACTACATATCTTCTGTTTTCCTTGTGCAATTCAGATTTTAACATTAGATAGCTCTGTTTTGATCAAAAACTtttctacaagacaaaaaaaaaactcaagctCACCTTGATAATCACAGAATATCGTCTCCCACTCCGACTCAGAGGGTCTTTATCTATGTAAACATTCAAAGATAAACTGCATATAAATTTCTACTGCTCAGGACGAATTTCAAAAAGCAAAACTTTTCCCACCAGGTCCTGGAGTCTGAATGCAAGACTTTACTCCCAGCATCGTTTGTCATCAGCCTCAGGTTAGTTTTCCAGTTTCATCTTAAGGTGTGGAACAAAGCCAAGCTCTGGGCTCAGTGCAACCCAGTTAAAATCAGCATTACAAGCATCCTGCAGTCTAAAATACAACAGCATCCAGCAGCATTAAACTGGTAAAGATAGAGGGACTGGAAACAGAAATACAGACAGGAAGTGGCTTTATGCAGTCATGTTAGCTGAGTCATACACGCTCCACAGGCTCCATCTTGGCTGGTATTGATTCTTCATTTATCTTTGACTGTGTACATGTAGGAATGGCAAACTACAGGAGGAGACAGAATGAAACTATAGCTGCAGTGTTATCTCCTGAGTCATTTAGCAAAAGTCTGAGTTTGCCAGcatttgtattatttattttccacagttaTGAACAGAACAAACCAGAAATGCTTTGACTTGTCTTGACTTAATTTTCAGGCTAAACCAGTTGTTAGTGTTGTTGGCTAAGTCATTAACttgctttttgaaaataaaatgtagCTTTGTATGATAaatgtaattattattattattttttttatttaaaaaaaatcctccacCCCTTCTCCCCCACTCGATATCTCCGCTCCTCTGATGCAAACCTCCTCACTCCCATCACCAAGACCAAGTACCGCACCCTTGGGGGCAGAGCCTTCTCCATCGCCGCCCCTACCCTTTGGAACTCCCTGCCCCCCGCCATCCGGAACTCCGATACACTCCCATCATtcaaaacccacctgttcaaaatcacctacaacacctgACAAAATGTTCCTCACCCCCACCCTATGTGCCTAAAgtctgtaacagtgtttttctcttgtctttttgtttataatgtcttgtttttgtctctgctttctgtttgttccttatgtaaagcgtctttgagcatttggaaaagcgctatataaaacatatattattattattattaattatttgaAGAGGTGAGCCGCTCCATTTAACTGCAGAACAGTTCTTTCATTTGGTCCCTAAGTGCTTGGATTCAAATCCTAAAATAAACCAAAAGGGAATCAATTCTGGTTTTGTGTCTGCTTTCGGTCAATTCATCCCCGTAATTGAAAAAGGTAAATGAAATGTGATATGTAAACCTGTAGGtgaaccccagctggtggaggcggatggcccccccttcctgagtctggttctgccagaggtttcttcctgttcaaaggctCAGgtcgggagattggactgaagacaagtttctgtgtaatctgttggtttccttagctaggaaattgtttttgaattggctctatatgaacgaattggattatttttaaataattatgattacaattaattgaattccaattggcttgaattggactttattatccaagtgccttgagatgacctttgttgtatttggcgctatataaataaaaattaattgaattgaattgaattaaaactaATATGATAGCACCAAGAATATAACACGGTAGTCTAATGGATGTAATTAAGGCCAACAACCGACAGCAAATACAATTAGTTTTAGAGTTTATCTTGAGGCCAGACCTTCTACTGATTATGAAATATTTACCTCCACAACCACAAACTTCATGAAGGCACCAGTCAACATGATCAACAAAAGATCAATTCTGTTATCAATAAGACATTTCATGGCATTCCATATAactgttgaagaaaaaaaaaaagtttaatcttgGACTGTTTTCACTGTTGTTGGACCTCTGTGAGAGACCCACTGATGTTGAGTGGAACAAAGATAAATTCATGTACCAATGAATGGAGATGTATTTAGGAGAAGGAGTGAGTGTTTCAGTTTTAGAGACAGGAAGCAACACAGTGCTGTGAATCTGACTATCGCAAGCCAaagctgccatatccacacgtcgagagcacgcgctatatatcttaacgatcgcgttctgttttcttatgtcacgcgtggtataaggacacccgtaaaaagcgccccttacgggacgcgctgtataaTGCTTGAGCACGCGTGCCGAAATACACCACGCGTCCTCTAGATGCTCACCTCGTGACTATagggtgtttttcttccccaagtttTTAGCTTCTTGTCTTAAGCCACTGCTTTTAACATCTTTGTGTGCCTAAATTGCCTTGTATGtgtcttattattttatgttacatcattttaacatgtgttggacattgctgtcagtgttgcaactgcacactgcgcctatgtctttgtatattatatataataaaacataataatcaAGCTGGAACATCCCCTGTGTAAAGGTAAGTTCAGTGTGGCACTGGCCATCTAGAGGACGCGTGGTGTATTTCGGCACGCGTGCTCAAGCAttatacagcgcgtcccgtaaggGGCGCTTTTTTAGAGACACAGTGTGTACTGCTTCTCCCAGAAGGTTAAGTGGAAGTGATTTGGTCTTTGACAGAAAAGAGCTGTTGAAGTGCCCGAAGCTCCTTCCTTTATCTGCCTccctctgctgctctgctcactCTCACTTCCATTCATCCACTGTGTCTGTTCAGTATCGCAAGCCAaagctgccatatccacacgtcgagagcacgcgctatatatcttaacgatcgcgttctgttttcttatatcacgcgtggtataaggacacccgtaaaaagcgccccttttcttccttacgggacgcgctgtataaTGCTTGAGCACGCGTGCCGAAATACACCACGCGTCCTCTAGATGCTGACCTCGTGACTGTagggtgtttttcttccccaagtttTTAGCTTCTTGTCTTAAGCCACTGCTTTTAACATCTTGGTGTGCCTAAATTGCCTTGTATGTgtcttattattttatgctacatcattttaacatgtgttggacattgctgtcagtgttgcaactgcacactgcgcctatgtctttgtatattatatataataaaacataataatcaAGGTGGAACATCCCCTGTGTAAAGGTAAGTTCAGTGTGGCACTGGCCATCTAGAGGACGCGTGGTGTCTTTCGGCACGCGTGCTTAAGCAttatacagcgcgtcccgtaaggaagaaaaggggcgctttttacgggtgtccttataccacgcgtgatataagaaaacagaacgcgatcgttaagatatatagcgcgtgctctcgacgtgtggatatggcagcttTGGCTTGCGATAGTTCAGCAACGTTGCACAACAGAGGACAAAGAAACGGCATCATGGCAATATgattgaagaaaaataaaaaaaaaagagacgatTTTCCACCGATTAAgtataaaacaattaaatgcAAATAGTGTTTTTAATCACACCAaagtataacaaaaaaaaagtaaattaggCCTTAAAGACCTAAATGACCAAAGGTGTTCGAGTGCTGCTGAAATCTGAgtctaataaaataaaatatgacaGATAAACCATTGACTTTCACactttttcacattttagaAGAAAAGCAGTCTTGTCGGTGGTTTTTGGCATGTGTTTGGTAACCGTAATTTAGAATGCAAAAAATGTAGGCGTTTTTGGAGCTCAACTGACGCCACACAGACTGTGGGCTTCCCCTCCTCCTCTAAATCTGTATAAGAAGTTAAAAAGAGAAACCGTTTCTTTCAAATGTTGAAATGAAGGGTACGTTCAGACAAAGAAAGTTTAAAAAGTGTGATGACAATAATTTGTAACGTTTCTGGAGTTTTCAGCAACAGGAAGACACATTGTGTTTTTCATAACTTTAGattgatttagattttttaaaGTAGTGTAACATTATCATAACCTGTTTGGAACATTACAGGAACATTCTGCTCGCCAGATCACACCCCAAACCCACTCAGCCTCTCAATTGCTGTAGCGGTCAGCTGTTATCATGGCAACCCCCAGCGATTCTTAGTGGTTTGTCTTGCTGAGTGAATGAGGGGGTGGGTGTTATCAGGCAAGAGGGCAAGATAAGAGAGTTCATTTGGCAGTACATGGATAAAAGAGCTCCTGATCTCGGTCGGTAAGATATTTAAACCACAGGGAAACTCTGCAGATGCTTAAAGTCTGATATCCAACATAAATATGGTCATATGAATTTCTGTTGGTGCTAGGATCTTTATGCTCGtctttgagcaaaaaaaaaaaaaaaaaaaaaaaaaaaggttttacagTTTATACTAtaagccgaatgaatgaatgaaagcaTACCATTGCACTCTTAGCTCATAGCTACCATGTTgctgttatccggggctatcgggggtcTTATAGGAATCTTTCTACACATACCTgtagtgggatgacttcatcgcctcgcgccgctgcagcaccgcttatttactccgtgctctttgacagtcggctaacttcacacggagtttgctactgctagttttgtgcaacatgcgAGATATTTATCACATTTTGACGATatggacgacgactttgagtacgatggacgtccttaccggagtgaataagctgtgctgcagcgacACGTGTCAAagaagtcatcccactagacgcatgtgtagaaagctccCTTAAGCCCCCctatagccccggataacaacaacatggtagctatgagctaacagcgcaatagtacgcgttcagtcattcattcggcttaaagtattggtgaaataaagacagataatgccttatttagaggctgtattgtccatgccctgttctctctgttatatggatatacgcagagCTCGAGTAATGTAAATATCTTTCAAAGGACGCCgcctttcaccaaactgttatcggtgagtagatgaacgtattttaagccagaaataaggtccaggttaaaaaaaaaaaaaaaaaaaacaaataaacaaaaaaaaacatcccctTTAAATTTGAACATCCAAAGCAGGTATTTAATCAGATGCAAAACTAGTATACAACTCTGATTAAAGAATGAATCTATGTTGTAGGTTTTAAAATAGCTTCCTAgcaaatgacaaaaagaaaacaaacaaaactgataCTACTTTCAAAAAACGACTTTCTCTTTGTTGGGTTAGATGCCAATGTAGCAGTGTCAAAACagacaatttttatttttttatctcgtCATCCAGTGGTCTTAAAATACAGTCTATAATTTAAACCACTACAAAATAATCAATTAAGCAGCAGCGGTACTTCATTCAAAAGAGGAGGAGCTCAGTTGAACAGTTGTAGAAGTAGTCATGGATTTGGACAGTTACATGTTGGAACCTAGACAATTCAGTCAGGCTTCTAAAATGAGCTGAAAACAAAAGAACTACTGAACACTAGGTAAAGATTTCAAGGTGGTCTTTAAGTAACATGAAATGTTACGGTGGTCTTTTGTTTAAATGATGTGAACCTTATGAAActagagcaagaatactgttcCAGTTAATTAAAACATAACTTTATTAAACCCCATTTTCCAACAGGCAATATAACAATGACCCTTTAAACTAGACTCTAAAATATTAAAGAAAGCCCCACCAAAGTTtctgatataaaaaaaagtccATATTCATAAAGAGATAACCTTACATCCTGTAACTGAGCCAATCAAAAGCGAGCTCATCGACAGCCACACTCATTCACCACCATGTCCTGGTAATGTCGAAGCACCACGTTGTCGTTGTTGTCGTAGTAGAGCATGGAGATCGGGGAGAGATGGATGGGGACGCAACTGGGCTGAGGTGTGCCCTGCGGGTCCAGAGAGTGCACCAGGGTCTGTAGGATGGCATGGTTGGTGCCATTAAGACTCTCGCTGAGCGGGAACGGGCACTCACCGTGGCAGTAGTTGGCCATGTAGCCCTGCGGGGCAATGATCCAGTCCTGCCATCCCACATCTTTGAAGTCGATGTAGAGGCGGCGAGCTTTGCACACGTTGCTCGGCGTCACAGGGAGGTGGACGGCActcctcctctgtctggagCGACACTGGTGGGGGTTCAGGGACACCGCCACCAGTGAGGCCTGAATCGTCGGAAGACTGAGGGTCGGCTCCAAAGGGAGAAGGTTACCAGGATAAAAAGGAACAAGCTCCTCTAGTTTTGCACCGAGAGGAAGAAGCTCCAAAACCAAACCGTAGTTGTGTCCTGGTTTTCGCCAGCTCTCTGCCAGAGATGTGAGATCCATGGCGATGGTGGAGGACTCCAGCTGCAGCTGCACCGACTGCACCAGCAGGAGCCTACGATTGGCGTGAGGGTCGGTTCCCCTCAGCGTGGCTCGGACCACTTTATACAGCGACACGCTGATGGCTCGGTGGCCCTGCAGGACCTGCTTCCAGTGGAACTTAATTTCGAGCTGAGCCAGAGACAGCAGCTCCACGGGCTGCAGGACAGACATGTTGAAGAAAAGTTGCTTCTCTAGACAAAGCTgacagctgctgctccagcCAGACACCAGCctgcctgcaaaaaaaaaattaaattaaaaaaataataataataatccgcAGAGGAGCACTTTacagggatagttcgcctcttttgacatgaagctgtatgacatcccatattagcaatatcatttatgaacattgacttaccccccgctgcgtcctgtgagccgagttccagacgagttttggcgttgacgaagctagtccggctagttggctggggctaaaaaaaataaagcgttttgcttctcaaaacaatatgcgttcaaaagagtaatacatttgcatcacaaaatcgttctccaggaaaaagtcagacctcacatcgcttggcgccattttctctctaccttgatatcaatgcgtccagccacctagcgatagctgcacctgttacagagtttgctgctcggaagcaggggagtgctcggtctgctcttcggtctgcacggtttacattggacgcattgatatcaagagagagaaaatagcaccaagcgatgtgaggtctgactttttcctggagaacaattttgtgatgcaaatgtattactcttttgaacgcatattgctttgagaagcaagacgctttattttttttttatccccagccaactagccggactagcttcgtcaactccaaaactcagctggaactcggctcacaggacgcagcggggggtaagtcaatgttcataaatgatgttgctaatatgggttgtcatacagcttcatgtcaaataataataataataataatatataagtttTATAAAGCGCTTTTCCgaatgctcaaagacgctttacaaaaggaacaaacaaaaacgagatattaaaacaaaaagacaacagaacaaaataaaatacaataaaatacacTGTTAGAGACATTAGGCACATAGGGGGGGGTGGTAAGATGGCGGGGGAGAGgaacattttatcaggtgttgtaggtgattttgaacaggtgggttttgagctGGCTTTGGAAtgaatgtcaaaagaggcaaactatccctttaacatggactctgaaatatttattattttccTGAGTTGAGACTGGGTGTATGATAACATTAATCATGAAGAAGATTGATTCTCACAACTAATGACCTCTCCCTGAAGCACACGCTGTGCATGTACTCACTGCATTTTTAGCAGCACAGGTAAGATTTGCTGAGGTACATTTCCAATGTGATTTAGAGCAAATGCCTTCAACAGCAGCTTCTCTTAAATCATGCAGACATGTGTTTGGTATGCTCTGCCTTGTTACAGAATAACACTTTGATCAATAAATAATTGAGTATATCGTCTTTCATTCAGTACTGTGTGCAAATCccagtcatttttcttttttgtggctgAACGTGATCTTTTATGAACAGAGACACACCAAGCTTTACAGATATGTGGTACTGGCAATTTCTTTTGACCACTGGGGGACTAGTAGAGCTTTGTAAAATGATAATCATTACAACAACCATTACAAAATGGGCTATTTGCGCTGCAGACTTAAAAGAACTTGAATGCTGGAAAACTGCAAAAATGTCAATATTTCGGTGTACAGCTGTGCATATTAGTGTAGTTTCACCATGAAACCTTAATCAAAGTTGAGTCCGAAGGGTTGGTTCATTGCAGATAGTACTCTTTTCACATTAGCTTGTACAACTCTTATTTACCCCCAAGTTTAGGCTCTACAGCAAaaatatttagtttttccatcAAAAGTTTAATGTCATACATTAAAAGGAAATGACTATACTGTAAATGAAGTTGCGCACATTTTTAGAGAATCTTAAAAGCAGGTTAATATACCACTACAAAAAAAGCTATTTGTCGTCTTCGGTTTTTTTTTAGGCTGGGAAACGCGTCCAATAGGCCTATATGGAATAATGTGCCTTTTCAGATTCTAAAATGAATTCACACACACGTCTGATTAGTTTCAGGTCGACAAACTTTTGACTAACTAAACTCATGGCAGCTGGTCTGTCTGCTGGCTTCTGTGCATTTTGGAGCTCTACGTTTGATCTACCTTGATCTTGAACGTATCGGATGATGTTGCCGCGGACTCCGTACTCGGACACCGTGCAGGGCTCGCTCTCTCGGGCCTGAGGGTTTTCTGACCTGCGGAACATCCTCCAGAGCGCCGAGGGCACGGGACGCCGAGTCTGGCGGCTCCCCGAGGGCGCCCGCTCGGGGAGCCCCAGGGAGCTGAGGAAGAGCTCCTGAGTTTTCATTTCCTCCACGAGCGAGAGCGCACGTGCACCGACACAATACAATGCTAACAACACTAAGGAAGTCATGTTTTGCTTCGAGACTATCCGTGGACTCTGTGGCTCTGCTCGTTCGTCACCTGTAACGTTTGTGTTCACCCGAGGAACCTCCCCGCGTGCAGCTGTATAATCATGTTAATGAGAAGCGGGCACGCGGGAAGAAGATAAGCCTTTGAGGATTTTGGGGGCGGGGGGGTTTCCCCCCTTAAAATAACCCCAGCTCAATAGAGAAAGCTTTACTTATATCAGGGCTACTCAAATTACAAATTCAGTTGGGCCAGATTTTAAAACCGAGACCTTAAGCTGGGCCGGACATTTTCAGCGGTCAGTAAGGAGGACGTAATGACAGatttcaaaccaacacaaatataatgaaataacatgatgtttattcatcatttcccctcttcgtatttttgtaaaacacatttcaaaacttttaaatgaactgaGGTAGTCACAATACTCCTGAAATAACCCAAACAAAAAGTGCACATCCATGGTGATGAAATagttttcccttttgaaatgaaataaacacaTCTGACATAAGAACATCAAAAAGTGCATTAAAAACTTCTCTAAATAAACAGAACCTGCTA contains:
- the gdf3 gene encoding protein DVR-1; its protein translation is MTSLVLLALYCVGARALSLVEEMKTQELFLSSLGLPERAPSGSRQTRRPVPSALWRMFRRSENPQARESEPCTVSEYGVRGNIIRYVQDQGRLVSGWSSSCQLCLEKQLFFNMSVLQPVELLSLAQLEIKFHWKQVLQGHRAISVSLYKVVRATLRGTDPHANRRLLLVQSVQLQLESSTIAMDLTSLAESWRKPGHNYGLVLELLPLGAKLEELVPFYPGNLLPLEPTLSLPTIQASLVAVSLNPHQCRSRQRRSAVHLPVTPSNVCKARRLYIDFKDVGWQDWIIAPQGYMANYCHGECPFPLSESLNGTNHAILQTLVHSLDPQGTPQPSCVPIHLSPISMLYYDNNDNVVLRHYQDMVVNECGCR